TTACGCATTTTTTTCAGGGCAACCAAACAATATGATGAAGTTAATGCATCCTTGCACATTGATACTGGCACTTTACTCAGTTCTATATAAGTGGCTCCTTGCAATCCCCATTTATTAGGCACTGGATATATAATAGTATTGTCGAATGAGCAGAAAACACTCTGATCAATAGCAGACAATTTCACACATAAGCGTTTTTTCTTTATATCGAGCGAAGCAAATATTTTCTTGTTCACCCTGAAAGAAGTTATTTCAAAATGCGGCTGCTCTACTGCACCTTCAAAGGATAAGGCAAATTCGGTGATTGCTTTAATACTTATCATATATATTATTTTTTAACTATTCTTTCTGTACCGATTTTTATATCACCTTTATAAAAATTGATAAAATATAAACCACTGTTCAAGGTACTTAAATCGAGCTCAAATGTGTTTGATATAATATATTGAGTCATCACAACTTGCCCCAACAATCCCATTATTTCTACTTTGGTTGGCTTTGCATTATTTAATTTTACTATAATAATTCCATCACTTGGATTGGGAACCATTGAAACTTCTAATGGTGTATAATATTCTTTTTCTAAAATACCCACTATAGCTTTCCAAGTATTATATTTTTTCTGCAATTCATCTATAGGTTCAGTGCCTGTTTTAGTTCCTGCAATATTCAAATCTATATATATATTGTTTGCAGAATCGGTAGGTTTGGCCATCCTAAGAAATGCTGACAAAGAACTGGTGCCATTGGGTTTGCAGCGTGTATCTGCACCTACTACATTGGCTCCTTGCAATGCGGCCATCAATTTATCAGCTAAAGTTCCCTTGGTGTTTTTAAATCTGTTCTCCATCGAATCTAAAATCTGCTGACCCAATAAAATATTTCCTTGAATAGAATAATTGGCACCCAAATTATGGTTCTTATAATTATTACATTGCGAGCCAGTAAAAGCTGCACTTCGGGGATGTCCGCTATTATAATCTACAATACCATACTGACGAATACTGGAATCAAAATCGGTATCATTTTCTTCAAGCCATTTAATAATTGCTTGCGGACTAAAACCTGCCACCATTTTGGCATGGGCATTTGCTTGGTTGCTGGGGTTATAATAAGCCTGTGTATGGATAGCACCTTTGCCAGGAATAAGGTCACTTATAATCTTTGCTCCTGGTGTGCCAGGCCAAATAATACTATCGCCACAAGTAGCACCAGCACTACCTATTTCGCCTGTTAAGGAATCAATAGCTACAATAGAAAATGTATGCTGCGATTTACCAATAAAAGGAAAAATTAATATAATAGATAAGATATATTTTTTCATGATTCAATATTATTTGACTAGCAAATATAATTGAAAATATTTTAATCAAAAATTACAAAGGCAGTAAATATAAACCAGCCTTAGTTCTGATAGCCCCGCAAGATTACGGGGGAACCATTGAGAGTCTCAGTAAATCATTCTTGTGCATGGACATTCAATCAAATCCAGATAACTATCGGGACATTAAATCAAAAATCATCCAATCATTAAATAAAAAAGGGGGTTCTGCCATCTTCAAAAAACAGTCCCCCTCCTTTATACTATCCCGTCTCGCATTTAATTGCGAGAGGGCTAGCTACTACTAGTTGGAATAGTCAATTTAATTAGGCACCTCCGCCATTCGGTCGATTCTTTTTAAAATCGGATAGCTGATGCGGCATTTTGGAAAGCGATTTTACAGGAACTTTATTAAGCAATAATTTTCTGCTCAATTCCAAATTCACCCGACTTTGTGAACTAATATAATCATTCAGATCTTTTATAGTTTCACTAAACCTAGATGATAAATCATACAGTGACCCAAGAATTTTCCCTTTTTCTTTCTCATTCTTTGCTTCTATAAACGAGTTGATGGTCTTTTCTAATTTAACCGAACTCGATTTAAGATTATATGAAACCAGATAGGTATAGTTCGTGAGGCGATTGTTCTGATCACTCACCATTTCATTACTTTGGATAATCTCCTTTTCTTTGAGTTTAATTACAGTGATATCAGTAATGTGCACAAAGAACCCTTTTACAATTCCGCTTATTTTATCCGCTGTGTAAGTGGTGATGGAATGATTAATATCGCCTAAGGGAGATATCGTTTCTTGCTCAAAAATCTGCGTTTTCCCCTTTAATACTTCTTTTAAATAGTGATGGTTTTTATCATATAATATGCCAAGCAACTCCTGCATAGTTATATTATCTATGATACCAGAATTTGATTTTCCATACCACTTTAAATAAGCACTATTGGCATACCGACATATTTCGTCTCGATCCCAATAGGCAATCATGGCACTAATCTGGTCGGCTACAAGCAAGCCAAGTTCTGTCTGTTTTCCTTGTGGAAAGTTGTCTTCAAAAAAATCTCCGTTCTTCTTCTGACCATTTTTTAAGTTTTTCATTTTTATAAATTGGTTTATAATAAGCCGTCTGCTTCTCGCTGATATATATTAATGCTTTATCGGTAGTGTTTATACAGGCATCAATACTTTCTCAGTTCAAAACATGTTATATACTTTACGTGTAAATAACAATGCAAAAGTAGCCCTGTCCATATCCATCAAATAATGATGTGCGTCATGTGTTTGGTATTATTGTCGTCATGTGGAGCAAGGAGTAAGGGATAAGGAGCTGACGCCGTCCGACGCGGCGGAACACTTACGCCCTATCCCTTATTCCTTAATGATTACCCTATCGCAACTTCTTTCCAGCTTCACTACTACCAATTAATATATTCAGTCTTTTAATTTGTGTAGCCTCTTGCTTTGCATCCATCACCCAATGGGTAATTGTTTTTTTATATCCGGGTGCTTGAGCGTTAAAAAATGTCCAAGCTTTTTTATTGGCACTAAATTGTATTGCGAATTCTTTGCTAAATGATACTGCCTCCTTTTCGTAACTATATATTTTTGACTTATGCTCTTTCCGTTTTTCAAAAGCTGCAAGTCCTTCTGGTTTCATTAAACCTTTTGCACTGAGCTGTTCTACTTTTTCAATATTGATGGCACTCCATATACTTGTGGATCTACGTGGTGTAAAACGAATAGTATAACTCTCTTCATTATATGACCTGCAAATGCCATCAATCCAACCAAAGCACAGAGCCTCATCAACCGATTGCGGCCATGTAATACTAGGCTTATTGCAGCCCACTTTATAAAAACCGACCAATAGCTCCTTTTCTTTCAAATGATTTTGTTAGAACCATTTTCTCAAATCTGATTGTTTGGCAAAAAATGTGGGGGTCATATAGTAGCAAGTATAAAGTAGAAAGATGATATAGAGAATAAAAACCTTATTCTAGAATTAGGAATATTAAAAATATTTTACCTAATATTGCCTAAAACTAATATTCTGATGTTTCGTAAATTTCTGCTCTTAATTACTATAATAAGTATTCAACAAATACAAGCTCAAATACATATTGGCCCTGGGCAAACATACAATAATATACAAGCTGCTTCTGTAGTTGTAAAGCCAGGTGATACGGTATTTGTGCATGCGGGCTCGTACACAGGCTACCAAGGAATTATTGGTTTGAAAGGCACTGCTGCAAAACCTATTGTGATTATGCGTTATAAAAATGATTTGCATGATATCAGTGGTTGCTGGCAGTTTCAGGCTTGCGAACATTTAACTTTTCGTTACCTTAACTTTAAAGCAAACAGCACAGCCACAGGGCGACTCATCAATATGGATAATAATGGTAGTTGTACAACACAAGCAAAATATATAATTTTTGATAGCTGCTATTTTTCTAATGTAACGGATGCAAATTCTATCACTGCTTTCAAGTTTGGCGGAGTCGATTTTTTTGAAGTAACCAATTGCGTTTTCAAAGATATTCCAAATTGTAATGCGTTCGATTTTAATGTATGCCACCATGGATTAATTAAAGGAAATTATTTGGAAAATTGTCAAAGTGCGGGGCATATAAAAGGGGGTGCATCCGATATTACGATGGAGCGAAATACCTTTATCAATGCTTCTTCTGGCAACTGGGTAGTGTTTGAATTTGGGGGCGATACAGGTCCGCAATTCTATTGCCCGAATGATACCTTTGAAGTGCGAAACTTGCGTTTTTATTCTAATCTTATAGTTGGCTGTGGGCGTGGATTTGCTTTATCATCGGCTAGAGATTGCGATGTAATTAATAATACATTTTACAATTGCAGCGGCACTACTTTCCGACTTTTAAATACCAGTAATTTGTATCCCAAATTATATAATAATAGGGTGGAGAATAATATATTTGCTTTTGGCACTACCGCCTATATGAATGCAAGTGCCCAGCAAGCAGGCTCTACCTATTTCAGCAATAATATATATTATAGCTTGGTGAATGCAAATTTCACTGGTCCCTATTGGGATACGCCCGAAGCAGATTTGGTGAAAGAATCCAGTATGAGAGTATATGGAAATGATACTTTTATGTTTGTAGATACTGCCAAAAAAGATTTCCATTTGGCAATGGGAAGTCCTGCTATCGCTGCGGGGAAGCAGGTAGCGGAACCAAGTGTAGATGTGTTTGGATATGTATATAAAAACCAAAGAAGTATTGGTGCAGCAGAGTATAATTCTACTTCCAATATTTTAGTTCCGCAACAAAATGAAAAGTATTATATATATCCCAATCCAACAAATACAGGAAGTATAATTTTACAAAGCAATGAAACCACTTATACTCATTTAAAAGCTATACAAATATTTTCGGCAACTGGCGAATTGGTATATTCTCAATCATCATTTCAAATGCTTGTAAGTATTGACACCAAAAGATTCTCGAAAGGGTTATATATAGTTCGCATTGCAGAGAATGACTTTATATCGACACAGAAATTGATTGTAGAGTAACTAAGAAAAGTCCCTTTAAGGAGACGGCATCTCGGCAACAAAAAGACACAAGTATACTGAAAGTCCCTTTAGGGCCGATTTGTTGGTCAAAAAGTCGCATCTGAAAAAAGACCTAAGGCCCTTTAGGGACGGCATATCGGTCACCAAAACAATCCTATCATAATACTCGAAGTCGCTTTAGGGACGATATGTCGGTTATATCAGTTCCTTAAAGATAAACCGTTCATCATAATCTACTTCAAACTCGTTTAGAAAATCTATATACTCTTCTCTAAAAGTTCTTTTTTGATGATGGGTTTTCTGATTCTCGATATATATTATACCAATTCTTAAACTAAAATAGATCTCCCGTTGTGGCGGATTTGATTTGTAGAATGGTAATGCCGAACTACATCCCGAAAGCATTCGGGATTAGTCCCTTTCTTTTGCACTATTATATATTGAGTTTCGGTATTAAACTTATTAGGCAAATTATAAATCACCCCAATGCCACTTAAACTCCACAATACAGTTGTGTTAAAATAATCAGTAATATTACTAGAAGCGTATGCT
The Bacteroidota bacterium genome window above contains:
- a CDS encoding MmcQ/YjbR family DNA-binding protein encodes the protein MISIKAITEFALSFEGAVEQPHFEITSFRVNKKIFASLDIKKKRLCVKLSAIDQSVFCSFDNTIIYPVPNKWGLQGATYIELSKVPVSMCKDALTSSYCLVALKKMRKFLRHSVCRGEPLRAKNLPNWRRVFSREPSRHLSHTRQLKYTNS
- a CDS encoding T9SS type A sorting domain-containing protein, whose amino-acid sequence is MPKTNILMFRKFLLLITIISIQQIQAQIHIGPGQTYNNIQAASVVVKPGDTVFVHAGSYTGYQGIIGLKGTAAKPIVIMRYKNDLHDISGCWQFQACEHLTFRYLNFKANSTATGRLINMDNNGSCTTQAKYIIFDSCYFSNVTDANSITAFKFGGVDFFEVTNCVFKDIPNCNAFDFNVCHHGLIKGNYLENCQSAGHIKGGASDITMERNTFINASSGNWVVFEFGGDTGPQFYCPNDTFEVRNLRFYSNLIVGCGRGFALSSARDCDVINNTFYNCSGTTFRLLNTSNLYPKLYNNRVENNIFAFGTTAYMNASAQQAGSTYFSNNIYYSLVNANFTGPYWDTPEADLVKESSMRVYGNDTFMFVDTAKKDFHLAMGSPAIAAGKQVAEPSVDVFGYVYKNQRSIGAAEYNSTSNILVPQQNEKYYIYPNPTNTGSIILQSNETTYTHLKAIQIFSATGELVYSQSSFQMLVSIDTKRFSKGLYIVRIAENDFISTQKLIVE
- a CDS encoding YdeI/OmpD-associated family protein, with the translated sequence MGCNKPSITWPQSVDEALCFGWIDGICRSYNEESYTIRFTPRRSTSIWSAINIEKVEQLSAKGLMKPEGLAAFEKRKEHKSKIYSYEKEAVSFSKEFAIQFSANKKAWTFFNAQAPGYKKTITHWVMDAKQEATQIKRLNILIGSSEAGKKLR
- a CDS encoding PAS domain-containing protein gives rise to the protein MKNLKNGQKKNGDFFEDNFPQGKQTELGLLVADQISAMIAYWDRDEICRYANSAYLKWYGKSNSGIIDNITMQELLGILYDKNHHYLKEVLKGKTQIFEQETISPLGDINHSITTYTADKISGIVKGFFVHITDITVIKLKEKEIIQSNEMVSDQNNRLTNYTYLVSYNLKSSSVKLEKTINSFIEAKNEKEKGKILGSLYDLSSRFSETIKDLNDYISSQSRVNLELSRKLLLNKVPVKSLSKMPHQLSDFKKNRPNGGGA
- a CDS encoding DUF1028 domain-containing protein; its protein translation is MKKYILSIILIFPFIGKSQHTFSIVAIDSLTGEIGSAGATCGDSIIWPGTPGAKIISDLIPGKGAIHTQAYYNPSNQANAHAKMVAGFSPQAIIKWLEENDTDFDSSIRQYGIVDYNSGHPRSAAFTGSQCNNYKNHNLGANYSIQGNILLGQQILDSMENRFKNTKGTLADKLMAALQGANVVGADTRCKPNGTSSLSAFLRMAKPTDSANNIYIDLNIAGTKTGTEPIDELQKKYNTWKAIVGILEKEYYTPLEVSMVPNPSDGIIIVKLNNAKPTKVEIMGLLGQVVMTQYIISNTFELDLSTLNSGLYFINFYKGDIKIGTERIVKK